In the Thermodesulfobacteriota bacterium genome, ATCCTGGTCCTGAACAAGATCGACCTGGTGGCCCGGGCGACCCTCCTGCCCCTCATGGAGACGTACAGCCGCACCTACCCCTTTGCAGCGCTCATCCCGGTGTCTGCCCTCCATGCCGACGGCCTGGAGCGGATCCTGGCCGAGCTCCTGCCCCTGTTGCCGCCTGGACCCGCCCTTTACCCGCCGGACGTCCCCACCGATGCCAGCGAGCGTTTTCTGGTGGGTGAGATCATCCGGGAGAAGGTGTTCCTGGCCACCGAGCAGGAGGTGCCGTACGCCAGCGCCGTGGTCATCGACCGGTTCAAGGATGAGCCGGAACGGGACCTGACAGTGATCGACGCCACGGTCATCGTGGAGCGGAGCTCCCAGAAGGGGATCATCATCGGCAAGGGCGGCAGCCACCTCAAGGAGATCGGCCGCCTGGCGCGGCGGGATATCGAGAGCCTGCTTGGCCGCCGGGTCTATCTCCACCTGTGGGTGAAGGTCATGCCCCACTGGACCAGGGACAAGGGCTTTCTGCGGGAGCTGGGGATGTAGCAGGGAGAAAAAAACAGGCGGCCCCGGCGGCGGCAAGCCGGCCGGGGCCGTCAAAGGTGGGGCTTGCGGTGCGGATTACAGGGCCAAGGCCCGGCGCAGCCCCTCCAGCAGATCCTGGGCCTGCTGCCGGCTCAAGGTGACCCGGCCGGGCTCGTCCTGGTCGTGATCGCTCAGCACGATGCGGTCCTCGGAAACCTCGAGCACCGGGCACTTGCTGCAGCCGCTGCAAAACTCGATGATGGTCTTGTCCATGGTCGTCCTCCTTGGCGGGATCAGGGGCCGCGGCCTTGGCCACGGCCTGTTCAGGTGACGCCGGGCCGGACTGGCCGCCGGCTCTATCCAGTTCAATAGCCGAACAGGCTAAACATAGTTTGCCCACCGAAAAGGCGCAAACGAAAACTCCGGCGACCGCCGGCAGCCCTTGCCGGTGGCCAGGAAATCATCTATAAGCGGTGTTGCGCCGCTGCCGCGCTCTCCCCGCCAACCCGTCTTCGGCCTCGGCCGAGCCAAGGAGCCAGCCTATGTCCCAGGTCATCGTCCGCTTTCCCCCCAGCCCCACCGGCTACCTGCACATCGGCGGCGCCCGCACCGCCCTTTACAACTGGCTCTTTGCCCGGAAGCACGGGGGCAAGCTCATCCTGCGCATCGAGGATACCGACGCCGAGCGCTCCACCCAGGCATCCATCGACGGCATCCTGGAGGGGCTCCGCTGGCTGGGCCTGAACTGGGATGAGGGGCCCTATTTCCAGTCCGCCCACCTTGCCGAGCACGTGGCGGTGGCCCACCGCCTGGTGGCCACCGGCCACGCCTACCGCTGCTTCTGCAGCAAGGAGGAGCTGGAGGCGAAGCGGGAGGCGGCCATGGCCGCCAAGGCCTCCCTGCACTACGATGGCACCTGCCGGCGTCTGAGCGCCGTCGAGGTGGCGGCCCGGGAGGCGGCCGGCCAACCCTCGGTGATCCGGTTCAAGGCCCCGGAAGGGCCGGGCACCGTGACCTTCGTCGATCGCGTCTATGGCACCATCGAGCGCTCCCTGGCGGACATCGAGGACTTCGTGATCGTCCGCTCCAACGGCTCGCCCCTCTATCTGCTGTCCAACGTTGTGGACGACATCCGGGACGGCATCACCCACGTCATCCGCGGCCAGGACGGCCTCGCCAACACGCCGCGCCAGATCCTCATCTACCAGGCCCTGGGCGCCCCGCTGCCGGAGTTCGCCCACATGCCGCTCACCCTGGACCCGGCCAAGGCCAAAATCTCCAAGCGCACCCACGGCGAGGTGGTCACTGTGCAGTTCTACCGGGAGCACGGCTTCCTGCCCTGGGGCCTGGCCAACTTTCTGGTGCTCCTGGGCTGGGCTACGGCCGACTCCCGGGAGATCTTCACGCTGCCCGAGCTGCTGGCGGCCTTCTCCCTGGAGGGCATCAGTCGCCACAACGCGGTCTTCAACTACCGGAAAGGGGATCCCAAGTTCTTCACCGATCCCAAGGCCCTCTCCATCAACGCCCACCATCTGCGGGCCATGCCGGTAGCCGAGCTGGTCCCCCTCGTCCGCCCCCACCTGGAGGCGGCCGGGCTCTGGGATCCGGCCTTTGCCGGCAGTCGGCAGGACTGGCTCTTCGCCACCATCGAGCTTCTGCGCCCCCGTTTCCATACCCTGTGTGATTTTGCCACCCTGGGCCGGCCCTATTTTGTCGATGACTACCCGTTCCAGGAGGAGGCGGTGGCCAGGAACATCGCCAAGCATCCGGGGCTTGTTGATTGGCTGCCGGCCCTGGCGGAGCGGCTGGCCGCCCTGGCGGTCTTCGACGCGGCGGCGGCCGAGGCGACCCTCCGCGGGCTGGCTGACGAGCTGGGGGTGAAGGCGGGGATCCTCATCAACGCCACCCGGACCATGGTCACCGGGGGGGCGGTGGGCCCCAGTCTGTTCGAGGTGCTGGCCATCCTGGGCCAGGAGCGAGCGGTGGCCCGGTTGCGCCGGCCCCTGCCGGCTGCCGGCGCCTAGACAGCGTCGCCGCGCAGGAACAGCTCGGCCTCGTTGACGTCCCGGCGACTGCCGATGATCAGGGGCACCCGTTCGTGGAGGTTGGTGGGCTGGATGTCAAGGATGTCCTCGGCACCGGTGCTGGCCCGGCCGCCGGCCTGTTCGGCGATGAAGGCCAGGGGGGCGGCCTCGTAGAGGAGGCGCAGCTTGCCGTGGGGCTTGGAAGGGCTTTTCGAGTCCTTGGGGTAGAGGAAGATGCCGCCGGTGATCAGGTTGCGGTGGAAGTCCGCCACCAGGGAGCCGATGTAGCGGGAGCTGTAGGGCCGGCCGTCACCGGGCGCCAAGGCCTTCAGATGGTCGATGTAGCGGCGGGTGTTGGCATCCCAGTAATTGTGGTTGCCTTCGTTCACCGAGAAGTACTTGCCCCGCTCCGGAATACGGAGGTCCGGGTGGGAGAGGAAGAACTCGCCCACGCCTGGATCCAGGGTAAAGCCGTGCACCCCTTCGCCGGTGGTGTAGACCAGCATGGTGCTGGAGCCGTAGATGATGTAGCCGGCGGCGATCTGCTGCCGGCCTGGCTGCAGGAGGTCCTCCTCGGTGCCGGGCTGGTCGTCCGGGGAGCGGCGGCGGTGGATCGAGAAGATGGTGCCGATGCTGACGTTGACGTCGATATTGGACGAGCCGTCCAGGGGATCGTAGGCCAGGGTGTACTTGCCGATGGCCCGGGGCAGCACCGGGATGGCGTCGGCGTCCTCCTCCGAGGTCATGACGCACAGATAGCCGCATCGGGCCATGCGGCGCTTGATGATGCTGTTGGCCAGCACATCGAGCTTCTGCACCGCCTCCCCCTGGACATTGGCCGGTCCGCCGGCCAGGCCGAGGATGTCGCCCAGGCCGGCCTTTTTCACCTCCATGGAGATGGTCTTGGCCGCCACCACCAGCTCGCTGAGCAGACCGGACAGGGCTCCGGTGGCC is a window encoding:
- the era gene encoding GTPase Era, with the protein product MPETPDHPFRCGMVAIVGPPNAGKSTLLNSLLGEKIAIVTPKPQTTRNRVAGIVNGPDYQIVFLDTPGLHPARSPLNQAMVHVALDTLAAVDAILFLVDVSLPLPPEAQRPDRLLPAGPTPAILVLNKIDLVARATLLPLMETYSRTYPFAALIPVSALHADGLERILAELLPLLPPGPALYPPDVPTDASERFLVGEIIREKVFLATEQEVPYASAVVIDRFKDEPERDLTVIDATVIVERSSQKGIIIGKGGSHLKEIGRLARRDIESLLGRRVYLHLWVKVMPHWTRDKGFLRELGM
- the gltX gene encoding glutamate--tRNA ligase; the encoded protein is MSQVIVRFPPSPTGYLHIGGARTALYNWLFARKHGGKLILRIEDTDAERSTQASIDGILEGLRWLGLNWDEGPYFQSAHLAEHVAVAHRLVATGHAYRCFCSKEELEAKREAAMAAKASLHYDGTCRRLSAVEVAAREAAGQPSVIRFKAPEGPGTVTFVDRVYGTIERSLADIEDFVIVRSNGSPLYLLSNVVDDIRDGITHVIRGQDGLANTPRQILIYQALGAPLPEFAHMPLTLDPAKAKISKRTHGEVVTVQFYREHGFLPWGLANFLVLLGWATADSREIFTLPELLAAFSLEGISRHNAVFNYRKGDPKFFTDPKALSINAHHLRAMPVAELVPLVRPHLEAAGLWDPAFAGSRQDWLFATIELLRPRFHTLCDFATLGRPYFVDDYPFQEEAVARNIAKHPGLVDWLPALAERLAALAVFDAAAAEATLRGLADELGVKAGILINATRTMVTGGAVGPSLFEVLAILGQERAVARLRRPLPAAGA
- the fbp gene encoding class 1 fructose-bisphosphatase yields the protein MQRPLGITVSRHIMESQRLHPEATGALSGLLSELVVAAKTISMEVKKAGLGDILGLAGGPANVQGEAVQKLDVLANSIIKRRMARCGYLCVMTSEEDADAIPVLPRAIGKYTLAYDPLDGSSNIDVNVSIGTIFSIHRRRSPDDQPGTEEDLLQPGRQQIAAGYIIYGSSTMLVYTTGEGVHGFTLDPGVGEFFLSHPDLRIPERGKYFSVNEGNHNYWDANTRRYIDHLKALAPGDGRPYSSRYIGSLVADFHRNLITGGIFLYPKDSKSPSKPHGKLRLLYEAAPLAFIAEQAGGRASTGAEDILDIQPTNLHERVPLIIGSRRDVNEAELFLRGDAV